The following proteins are co-located in the Apium graveolens cultivar Ventura chromosome 5, ASM990537v1, whole genome shotgun sequence genome:
- the LOC141724202 gene encoding uncharacterized protein LOC141724202 produces the protein MLKNFRTYVGSVVRFQVDINIESWDLVNQGLKDAIWEDIKIRWNLDDSRKKNVLERAGKQWRDFKGKLTKNYFREGKDPCEKYNFITEDTWKTFKQRRETPEFKEICEKAKESQKHNEHVHYLGPSGYASKRTKWSIDDPIASLNDPDCSNLSLLSTEHTGRGFDWLRARARADGQGGHYFPNKKTKDVCLTMNELHNQASEGSWTPQGHDDLLARALGNKEHGGRVRGVGGGVKIKDVFKSGPRRHSGLVSTDELATITEEIRKKVQKECEEMMNSKLEGIFNQLKQMGVSLEADQFVNDAGARKVDNARSSCHSVDPEDYFSTIKVPTLCRLCVIYVERGKVVAARGTLFPTNKQGKMIHNNPIAPQNVRVSVDDVITEYQLTPLYVPCYEHETIGYTAGSFVQWPKDLVMLGQDPILENKKLHEMTPIQKSSKVESKGSVTPLKQSPQVVGDDINSSDHCAGLSFLLKKRPPSKKSDAFIFEENGDGPIYITLEDVNQVLRMRWLNIPIVELFVKYVSKLCKQLKDDKFAFMLPSRLAIPHNHEQQKRKDEATDYMTSLLVANKDKRYILAPYIQEDHWMLLLFCLNESAI, from the exons ATGCTTAAGAATTTTAGGACTTATGTAGGATCAGTGGTTCGATTCCAAGTTGATATAAATATCGAGAGTTGGGACCTTGTAAATCAAGGCTTAAAAGATGCAATATGGGAAGATATTAAG ATCCGGTGGAACTTGGATGATTCACGGAAAAAGAACGTGTTAGAAAGAGCAGGAAAGCAGTGGAGAGATTTCAAGGGAAAGCTGACTAAGAATTATTTTCGAGAAGGCAAAGATCCGTGTGAAAAATACAACTTCATTACCGAGGACACATGGAAAACATTCAAACAGAGACGTGAGACTCCAGAGTTTAAG GAAATATGCGAAAAGGCAAAAGAAAGTCAGAAACATAATGAACATGTTCATTACCTGGGGCCTAGTGGATATGCTTCAAAAAGAACAAAGTGGTCTATTGATGACCCCATCGCTTCTCTCAATGATCCTGATTGCAGCAATCTGTCATTGCTATCAACTGAGCATACTGGACGCGGTTTTGATTGGCTTAGAGCACGTGCAAGAGCTGATGGACAGGGTGGTCATTACTTTCCAAATAAGAAGACAAAGGATGTGTGCCTGACCATG AATGAGTTGCACAATCAAGCATCAGAAGGTTCATGGACTCCACAAGGCCATGATGACTTATTAGCACGTGCACTTGGGAATAAAGAGCACGGGGGACGTGTTAGAGGCGTTGGTGGAGGCGTGAAAATAAAAGATGTATTTAAGTCCGGGCCAAGGAGACATAGTGGTCTTGTATCGACAGATGAATTGGCCACCATTACGGAAGAAATCAGAAAAAAAGTTCAGAAAGAGTGCGAGGAAATGATGAATTCAAAATTGGAAGGCATCTTCAATCAGTTGAAGCAGATGGGTGTGTCACTCGAGGCTGATCAATTTGTAAATGATGCTGGTGCCCGAAAAGTTGATAATGCTCGAAGTAGTTGTCATTCGGTGGATCCGGAAGATTATTTCTCAACTATCAAG GTTCCAACACTTTGTCGGCTATGTGTAATATATGTAGAAAGAGGAAAAGTTGTTGCAGCTAGAGGGACTCTTTTCCCAACAAATAAACAGGGAAAGATGATCCATAATAACCCGATTGCCCCTCAGAATGTTAGAGTATCAGTTGATGATGTTATAACTGAATACCAACTTACTCCACTTTATGTTCCATGTTACGAACACGAGACAATAGGATATACAGCTGGTAGCTTTGTTCAATGGCCGAAGGACCTTGTGATGTTGGGACAG GATCCTATATTGGAAAATAAAAAACTCCATGAGATGACGCCAATTCAAAAGTCATCAAAGGTTGAAAGTAAAGGGTCGGTGACTCCTCTGAAGCAAAGCCCTCAAGTAGTTGGTGATGACATAAATTCGAGTGATCATTGTGCAGGTTTAAGTTTCTTACTCAAAAAGAGGCCCCCTTCTAAAAAATCTGATGCATTCATTTTTGAGGAAAATGGAGATGGTCCAATATATATCACACTCGAAGATGTCAATCAGGTTTTGAGAATGAGGTGGTTAAACATACCCATTGTGGAACTGTTTGTAAA GTATGTTAGCAAGTTGTGCAAACAATTGAAGGACGATAAGTTTGCATTCATGTTGCCATCTAGACTAGCAATACCACATAATCATGAGCAGCAAAAACGCAAGGACGAAGCAACTGATTACATGACAAGTCTTTTGGTTGCTAATAAGGATAAACGTTATATCCTAGCCCCTTACATCCAAGA AGATCATTGGATGTTGCTACTTTTTTGTCTCAATGAAAGTGctatataa